The Sporosarcina sp. 6E9 genome segment AATACATGTGCTTGAATTATCAAAAGTGAAGGGATTAAAACTTAAAAACGCGACCAAACTTGAACAATGGTTAATTTTTATGAAGGGCGATAAAGAAACAAAGGAGGCGTTAGCGATGGAAAGTTTAACCATTAGAGATGCATTTAGTGAGATCCAACGTTTAAGCGATGATACGGAAATGCGTAAAGCAGCCATCGCACGTGAAATTCATTTGAAAGATCAAATTCAAAGGGAACTAGATGCAAAAGAAGAAGGCAAAGAAGAAAATATAACAAAAGTAATCTTAAGTATGCATCGAAAACAATACCCGATTGAGGAAATCGCGGACGTGTTAAATATGCCGGTAGAAAATGTTGTAAGTATCATAAAATCAACTATTCAATAGTTGGAACAGTACTGGGTTACAGATCACAATATAAGCCTACGAATCATCCCCAATAAGCCATTCAAATACAAAACGACCTTTTGGCACACGCATAGGTCGTTTTTTTCTGCAAATTCAACCCTTTAATAAATAACGTGTTAAATTCTAGGATAAACGCGCGCTTTTGCTGAAAAGGGTTCAAATTACCTAAATATAGAAGCGTATTGATACGTAAATTGAATTGTTAGGTGAAGAAATATTGAAATTGACAGGTAAAGTAGTTATAACTTTTTTGAAATTTAGACTAACTACCTGCACTGGAATAGGTAAGACTTGTAGACTTTTGACAAACTTAGAAATGTTTGTGAGAATTATTTATAAGTATCATTACACACTTAATAATCGCCTAGAATGGTGGCGTGAGAAGCTCGTCGAAAGGATGGAAACGCAATGAGAATAAAATTACTGTACATTCCAATTATGGTATTGCTTGTATTAGTAGGATGCAGTAAAGATGGTGAACCAACTGTTAAAGATGAGCCTACCGCGGAAAACATCGAAACTGATAAGTCTACTGACGAAACGCTGGATGAGGAAACTGCAATAGATGACGATGATGATTCCGAAAAAGTAGTCGTGGAGGATGTCATAACAGGTGCCTCCTTACCAACTTCGTTGACAGAATTAGAAGGACTACTTCCAGGAGAAACAAATTACTTAAGCACTTTGGAAACCGAAGGAGACCTGCCTAAAATTGATGAACTGACGGCCAGGTTACCCAACATAAAAGAGAATCCAACGAACGAAGAATTGGATAAGTACTATGAAGCCCTGTTATCTCTCTTCCAACAAGACTTTAATGGACCGGAAGATATTATTAATAAAATGAAATTCGATTCGATTGGTAACCCGGACGTCGAAGATCCACGAATGCAATTCAAGGAAAATCTGAATGTCATGGTCATTTTGGATGCCTCGGGTAGTATGGCAAATTATATTAATGATCAAACGCAGATGGAAGCGGCAAAATTAGCGATAAAGAACTTTGTTCAAGGTTTGCCCAAAGAAGCAAATGTTGGGCTGCGCATATATGGTCATAAAGGAACTGGTTCTCGTGCCGATAAAGAAATGTCGTGTAATAGCAGTGACATCGTGTACCCGATTGACAAGTATGACGCTAATTCATTTAATGCTATTTTAGATAAGGTTCACCCAGCAGGGTGGACGCCAACCGAGTTTGCTTTGAGTGAAGCAGAAAAAGATTTAGCTGAATTCAAAGGAGATAAAAATACGAATATCGTCTATTTGGTCGGAGATGGGATTTCTACATGTGACGATGACCCAGCGGCTGCGGCAAAAAAGCTATATGAATCGGATATAACACCAATCGTTAATGTAATTGGTTTTAATGTTGATGATGCAGCACAAAAACAATTAAAGGAAATTGCAGAAGCAGCAGAAGGTTCTTATCAAGATGTTCGAGATGCGCAAGGTCTTCAAGATGAATTAGACCAAGCCCATAAAATCGCAGAGAGCTGGGAACAGTGGAAGGCTTCAAAAGAAGCTAGTTTGGAAGTGGATAAAATACAAAAAAATCTAGATGTGTTTGTGTATCATACGGATGAATTTGTAAAATGGGTAAATGAAAGACAACAAGTCAGCTTAGTTTTGACTTACCTATTGCAAGAAAAAGAAATGATGACAGGTGAAAGTCATGATTATTTACAGGAGAAAAATATTTCATATCATTCATGGATTGAAGAAGAATACGACAAGTTAAGAGAGGATTTAAAAGCATTAAATGATAGTAACTTTAAAGAAGCGATTCAGACACTAGAAGATAAATATAAGAAAAGTACATCCAATCCTTAATGAGCGCAACGTATTGGAAATAGATTGACCATTTGTGTATGAACAAAAAAACGACCTTTGGCAAAGGTCGTTTTTTTTCTAGCGATTAACCACTGATAAAACGTTCAATCCGATTCATGCCTTCCACCAATGTCTCCATGGAATTTGCATAGGAGATCCTTATAAATCCTTCACCATATATAGTAAAAGCACTTCCAGGAACAACGGCAACATGTTCGCTGGCCAATAACTTCGTTGCAAACTCCCATGATGTTAATCCCGTAATCTCAATCGATGGAAAAATATAAAATGCGCCAGTCGGTTTAATCACGCTTAATCCCATTGAAGTAAGTCTTTCATACACATAATCTCTTCGTTCCAAATAAGCGGTGTTCATCGCTAATGGTGTGTTACGACTATGCGTTAACGCTTCGATACCTGCATATTGACTGGGCAGGGCGGCACAAATGGAATTATACAGATGCACCTTTAAAACATGATCCATTAAATCTTGTGGACCCAATACAAACCCCAATCGCCAACCTGTCATCGCATGTGACTTGGAGAGGCCGTGGATTAAAAAGAGTTTATGTCTAATTTG includes the following:
- a CDS encoding VWA domain-containing protein, with product MRIKLLYIPIMVLLVLVGCSKDGEPTVKDEPTAENIETDKSTDETLDEETAIDDDDDSEKVVVEDVITGASLPTSLTELEGLLPGETNYLSTLETEGDLPKIDELTARLPNIKENPTNEELDKYYEALLSLFQQDFNGPEDIINKMKFDSIGNPDVEDPRMQFKENLNVMVILDASGSMANYINDQTQMEAAKLAIKNFVQGLPKEANVGLRIYGHKGTGSRADKEMSCNSSDIVYPIDKYDANSFNAILDKVHPAGWTPTEFALSEAEKDLAEFKGDKNTNIVYLVGDGISTCDDDPAAAAKKLYESDITPIVNVIGFNVDDAAQKQLKEIAEAAEGSYQDVRDAQGLQDELDQAHKIAESWEQWKASKEASLEVDKIQKNLDVFVYHTDEFVKWVNERQQVSLVLTYLLQEKEMMTGESHDYLQEKNISYHSWIEEEYDKLREDLKALNDSNFKEAIQTLEDKYKKSTSNP
- a CDS encoding Rpn family recombination-promoting nuclease/putative transposase, producing the protein MRPWFYCRVDEPICRTNKAIQIVITNFNLLEKPHYHSMFQLIDPENGALFSSHMEIHVLELSKVKGLKLKNATKLEQWLIFMKGDKETKEALAMESLTIRDAFSEIQRLSDDTEMRKAAIAREIHLKDQIQRELDAKEEGKEENITKVILSMHRKQYPIEEIADVLNMPVENVVSIIKSTIQ